One window of the Pyxicephalus adspersus chromosome 5, UCB_Pads_2.0, whole genome shotgun sequence genome contains the following:
- the LOC140330412 gene encoding DNA topoisomerase I, mitochondrial-like produces the protein MRHNGDKREHCRKDDTSNRKSYHRTHNGIKVEHDSYTEKQLEESMVTXASEDLDHENQNCNMEVTETSEGNMDGNGNSTSCCEEIRPPGHSFGVDENRNILSEKPKHQHQEDCCGPSSERAACDNYEDKGTKRQISEFQCNNFLSINGSLSHEKNKPDPDIALKELGEWKVKNSKDRGSDGDNHSAMKNSHKTQDKQGDKEHSGKKSKESVKEIKKASSHKREKDVKEKSKKEKDQEKVKESKTLKHAKSDKIKDPKNDEDLSKKDKKHTQEDKISVKGANTEVTSKEKECAPRDEENIDGDQFENHSEKERDQFEIKEGKTDLHIPVTDAKGVFGKRVLVDLDIFQDTQLERKPKTKDGTKAKSKEKSHGKEEKNKRKKGDDKKDKEGTKSIKTEREDDENMESDGEMKKLRPSLETGDQSMEVRQENEEDKKGKVATSRKRKSKEEGETKTKKNKIEEGKEKGKETKTKKVKLEGEVKTKKNKEEKQKEEDASKWKWWEEANHEDGVKWKFLEHRGPYFAPPYEPLPEDVRFYYDGEPMKLSLAAEEVATFYGKMLDHEYTTKEAFQNNFFADWRTQMTKEEKKIIKQLEKCDFTEIHKYFFDRNEERKALPKEEKQKLKEEANKLQEEYGYCILDGHREKIGNFKIEPPGLFRGRGDHPKMGMLKMRIKPEDVIINCSKDSKIPEPPPGHKWKEVRFDNTVTWLASWTENIQSSIKYIMLNPSSKLKGEKDWQKYETARRLKDVVAQIRSQYRVDWKSREMKKRQRAVALYFIDKLALRAGNEKEEGETADTVGCCSLRVEHIQLFPELDGQKYVVEFDFLGKDSIRYYNKVPVEKEVRTCPLSEDNVCNRMYTSTLNKHLQDLMDGLTAKVFRTYNASITLQNQLKELTNAEDNVAAKILSYNRANRAVALLCNHQRAPPKTFEKSMQNLQAKIDAKEEQLKQAKKELKKAKSDHKKEQSTKTKKELDKKKKQCERLEEQLQKLKLMATDKEENKQIALGTSKLNYLDPRITVAWCKKFGVPIEKIYNKTQRDKFAWAIAMTDEDFEF, from the exons ATGAGACACAATGGAGATAAAAGAGAACATTGCAGAAAAGATGACACCAGTAACAGAAAATCTTATCACAGAACACACAATGGCATCAAG GTTGAACATGATTCCTACACAGAGAAGCAGCTCGAGGAATCCATGGTGACCN GTGCCTCTGAGGATTTGGATCATGAAAACCAAAATTGTAACATGGAGGTAACAGAGACGTCTGAAGGCAACATGGACGGAAATGGGAACTCCACCTCATGCTGTGAAGAAATTag GCCACCAGGACATTCCTTTGGGGTGGATGAGAACCGCAATATTCTGTCAGAAAAGCCGAAGCACCAACATCAGGAGGATTGTTGTGG GCCTTCATCTGAGCGTGCAGCCTGTGATAACTACGAGGACAAAGGGACCAAACGGCAG ATTTCAGAATTCCAGTGTAACAATTTCCTGTCCATTAATGGTTCTCTGTcacatgagaaaaataaaccTGATCCAGATATTGCACTAAAAGAACTTGGAGAGTGGAAGGTTAAAAACAGCAAAGACCGAGGCTCAGATGGTGACAATCATTCCGCAATGAAGAATAGCCATAAAACACAAGACAAACAAGGAGATAAAGAACATTCTGgtaagaaaagtaaagaaagtgTCAAAGAGATCAAAAAAGCTTCCAGTCACAAACGAGAGAAAGACGTAAAAGAAAAGTCTAAGAAAGAAAAAGACCAGGAAAAAGTAAAGGAATCCAAAACTCTTAAGCATGCCAAAAGTGACAAAATAAAAGATCCAAAAAATGATGAAGACTTGTCTAAAAAGGACAAGAAGCATACACAGGAGGACAAAATATCTGTCAAAGGCGCAAACACAGAGGTGACTAGCAAGGAAAAGGAGTGTGCTCCCCGAGACGAAGAGAATATAGATGGGGACCAATTTGAGAACCACTCTGAAAAAGAAAGAGATCAGTTTGAGATCAAGGAAGGAAAGACGGACTTGCATATACCAGTAACTGATGCAAAGGGGGTCTTTGGTAAGAGAGTTCTGGTTGATTTAGATATATTTCAAGATACACAGCTTGAAAGAAAACCAAAGACCAAAGACGGCACTAAGGCCAAGTCTAAAGAGAAGAGTCACGGTAAAGAGGAAAAGAATAAGCGAAAGAAAGGTGATGACAAAAAGGACAAAGAAGGAACCAAGAGTATAAAAACGGAACGAGAGGATGACGAGAACATGGAATCTGATGGAGAGATGAAGAAATTGAGGCCTAGCCTGGAGACTGGAGACCAATCTATGGAGGTCAGACAGGAGAATGAAGAGGACAAAAAGGGCAAAGTAGCCACTTCCAGAAAGAGGAAAAGCAAAGAAGAAGGAGagactaaaacaaagaaaaataaaattgaggaagGCAAAGAGAAGGGAAAAGAGACTAAGACCAAAAAGGTCAAGTTGGAGGGAGAggtgaaaaccaaaaaaaataaagaggagaaGCAAAAAGAGGAGGATGCATCAAAGTGGAAGTG GTGGGAGGAAGCCAATCATGAAGATGGCGTCAAGTGGAAGTTTCTGGAACATCGTGGACCATATTTTGCTCCTCCATATGAACCACTTCCAGAGGATGTCCGCTTCTACTATGATG GAGAACCGATGAAGCTCAGTTTGGCGGCTGAAGAAGTGGCTACTTTCTATGGGAAAATGCTGGATCATGAATACACCACCAAAGAGGCCTTTCAGAACAATTTCTTTGCTGACTGGAGGACG CAAATgactaaagaagaaaagaagatcaTAAAGCAATTGGAAAAATGTGACTTCACGGAGATCCACAAGTATTTCTTTGATAGAAATGAGGAGAGGAAAGCATTGCCCAAAGAGGAGAAGCAG AAATTAAAAGAGGAGGCCAATAAGCTTCAGGAAGAGTACGGATATTGCATACTGGACGGGCATCGGGAAAAAATCGGAAACTTCAAAATTGAACCACCGGGTCTTTTCCGTGGCCGAGGTGACCACCCCAAAATGGGAATGttaaaaatgagaataaaaccaGAAGATGTTATTATCAACTGCAGCAA GGACTCAAAGATCCCGGAGCCCCCTCCCGGCCACAAGTGGAAGGAAGTACGCTTTGATAACACAGTCACCTGGCTGGCTTCCTGGACAGAAAATATTCAGAGTTCAATCAAGTACATCATGCTGAACCCCAGCTCAAAACTCAAG GGGGAAAAGGATTGGCAGAAATATGAGACTGCTCGGCGTCTAAAAGATGTGGTCGCTCAAATCCGATCCCAGTATCGAGTAGATTGGAAATCCCGTGAAATGAAGAAGAGACAGAGAGCTGTGGCACTGTATTTCATTGATAAG TTGGCCCTGAGAGCAGGCAATGAAAAGGAAGAAGGTGAAACGGCGGACACTGTGGGCTGCTGCTCTCTGCGGGTGGAGCATATTCAACTCTTTCCTGAGCTGGATGGTCAGAAGTATGTGGTGGAATTTGACTTCCTGGGAAAGGACTCCATCAGATACTACAACAAGGTGCCTGTGGAGAAGGAGGTGAGGACCTGTCCTTTATCTGAGGACAATGTGTGCAATCGCATGTAT ACCTCCACACTTAACAAACATCTCCAGGATCTGATGGATGGACTGACTGCCAAGGTTTTCCGAACCTATAACGCCTCCATCACCCTGCAGAACCAGCTGAAAGAACTGACCAATG CGGAGGACAATGTAGCAGCCAAAATCTTGTCTTACAACCGTGCCAACAGGGCCGTGGCTCTTCTCTGCAACCACCAGAGGGCACCACCAAAGACGTTTGAAAAATCCATGCAAAATCTACAGGCAAAG ATTGATGCAAAGGAGGAGCAGCTGAAACAAGCAAAGAAAGAGCTAAAGAAAGCAAAATCTGATCATAAAAAGGAGCAGAGCACCAAGACAAAGAA GGAGCTGGACAAGAAGAAGAAGCAGTGCGAGAGGCTGGAGGAGCAGCTGCAAAAACTGAAGCTCATGGCCACAGACAAGGAGGAGAACAAGCAGATTGCTCTAGGAACGTCCAAACTAAACTATCTGGATCCCAGGATCACCGTGGCCTG